In Passer domesticus isolate bPasDom1 chromosome 7, bPasDom1.hap1, whole genome shotgun sequence, one genomic interval encodes:
- the HTATIP2 gene encoding oxidoreductase HTATIP2 has product MTAAGGGGRSCFVLGASGETGRVLLRELLARRAFARVTLIGRRRLSLGEAAAAAVEQAVVDFERLGEHAAAFQGHDVGFCCLGTTRAKAGADGFVRVDRDYVAQAAELARAGGCKHFVLQSSRGANPQSRFLYLRVKGEVENLVQAVGFDHCTILRPAVLLCKRQESRPMEWIAQQFLGAVARLFPTAYSVPVEMVARAMVACVLQPGEGKVKVLENRAIHELGNAMPQQGT; this is encoded by the exons ATgacggcggcgggcggcggcggcaggagCTGCTTCGTGCTGGGCGCCTCCGGGGAGACTGGCCGGGtgctgctgcgggagctgcTGGCCCGGCGGGCCTTCGCCCGGGTCACGCTGATCGGGCGGCGCCGGCTGAGCCtgggcgaggcggcggcggcggccgtg GAGCAGGCGGTGGTGGACTTCGAGCGGCTGGGCGAGCACGCCGCCGCCTTCCAGGGACACGACGTGGGCTTCTGCTGCCTGGGCACTACCAGGGCCAAGGCTGGCGCA GATGGCTTTGTCCGTGTGGATCGGGACTACGTGGcgcaggcagcagagctggcgCGGGCAGGGGGCTGCAAACACTTTGTCCTGCAGTCCTCCCGGGGGGCAAACCCACAGAGCCGCTTCCTCTACCTCCGTGTGAAG GGAGAAGTGGAAAACCTGGTCCAGGCTGTTGGTTTTGATCACTGTACCATTCTCCGGCCAGC ggtgctgctgtgcaagCGCCAGGAGTCCCGGCCCATGGAGTGGATAGCCCAGCAGTTCTTGGGTGCTGTGGCTCGGCTGTTCCCCACTGCTTACTCAGTGCCTGTGGAAATGGTAGCCAGGGCTATGGTGGCCTgcgtgctgcagccaggagaggggAAGGTAAAGGTGCTGGAGAACAGGGCCATCCATGAGCTGGGAAATGCAATGCCACAGCAGGGCACATAG
- the LOC135304714 gene encoding P-selectin-like: MCCTLRGSVSSTAHRGTAATGWARCSRGTSMGTAVGLQSAGRTWTLGSPGTYLGIAAITWGMVLWVEVGAWTYHYSDQGDYTWEQARNFCQTFFTDLVAIQNQQEIEYLNKSLPYHGRYYWIGIRKLDGIWTWVGTGKVLSKEAENWAVGEPNNRRSNQDCVEIYIQRPQQSGKWNDEPCNRKKKALCYRASCQPFPCSQHGECVETIGSYYCECYPGFHGPECADAVQCAKLEPKGVAMNCSHPYGDFSYNSTCEFRCHEGFERRGAGMLRCLPSQEWSANIPTCTAVTCPVLRAPDQGELNCSHLHGDFTFGSTCAFSCQKGFVLMGPESRECTALGTWTGDAPCCEAIACPVLGAPEKGKLNCSHLHGNFTFGSMCAFSCQKGFVLMGPESRECTALGTWTGDAPHCEAIACPVLSAPDQGEMHCSHLHGNFTYGSMCAFSCQTGFALVGLPSFECTALGTWTGDTPHCEAITCPVLRAPDQGELNCSHLHGDFTFGSTCAFSCHKGFVLMGSDSHKCTALGTWTGDAPRCEAIKCSALTTPKMGQAACSHLHGEFTFGSMCAFSCQKGFVLMGPESRECTALGTWTGDPTHCKAISCPELSPPSRGQLSCSHVHGNFTYNSTCTFSCAEGFVRMGAEMLRCEASGNWTRDPPVCAEDSAFLKQVLAYSSGTALAVAGLVLSGGLIALLAKRLSDREEKKKLLKPTSDLGAPGTFTNAAYDANL; the protein is encoded by the exons ATGTGCTGCACGCTCAGAGGAAGCGTGAGCAGCACTGCGCACCGAGGGACAGCTGCCACGGGCTGGGCACGGTGCAGCCGCGGCACCAGCATG GGCACTGCTGTGGGACTGCAATCTGCTGGGAGGACATGGActctgggctctcctggcaccTACCTGGGCATCGCTGCCATCACATGGG GCATGGTGCTGTGGGTGGAGGTGGGTGCCTGGACTTACCACTACAGTGATCAAGGGGACTACACGTGGGAGCAGGCCAGGAATTTCTGCCAGACCTTCTTTACTGACCTGGTGGCAATCCAGAACCAGCAGGAGATCGAGTACCTCAACAAGAGCCTGCCCTACCACGGGCGCTACTACTGGATTGGCATCCGCAAGCTGGATGGCATCTGGACCTGGGTGGGCACTGGGAAGGTGCTGTCCAAGGAGGCAGAGAACTGGGCAGTGGGGGAGCCCAACAACCGCCGCTCCAACCAGGACTGCGTGGAGATCTACATCCAGCGGCCGCAGCAGTCCGGCAAGTGGAATGATGAACCCTGCAACCGGAAGAAGAAGGCGCTGTGCTACCGGG cctcctgccagcccttccCGTGCAGCCAGCATGGCGAGTGCGTGGAGACCATTGGGAGCTACTACTGCGAGTGCTACCCCGGCTTCCACGGCCCTGAGTGCGCAGATG CTGTGCAGTGTGCCAAGCTGGAGCCCAAGGGAGTGGCCATGAACTGCAGCCATCCCTACGGAGACTTCAGCTACAACTCCACCTGTGAGTTCAGGTGCCACGAGGGGTTTGAGCGGCGAGGGGCGGGCATGCTGCGATGCCTGCCTTCCCAGGAGTGGTCAGCAAACATCCCCACCTGCACAG CCGTCACCTGCCCCGTGCTCAGAGCTCCAGACCAGGGAGAGCTGAACTGCTCCCACCTCCATGGGGACTTCACCTTTGGCTCCACATGTGCCTTCTCCTGCCAGAAGGGGTTTGTGCTGATGGGGCCGGAGAGCCGTGagtgcacagccctggggacatggACAGGGGATGCCCCATGCTGTGAAG ccattGCCTGTCCAGTGCTCGGTGCTccagaaaaaggaaagctgaACTGCTCCCACCTCCATGGCAACTTCACCTTTGGCTCCATGTGTGCCTTCTCCTGCCAGAAGGGGTTTGTGCTGATGGGGCCAGAGAGCCGTGagtgcacagccctggggacctgGACAGGGGATGCCCCACACTGTGAAG CCATTGCCTGTCCAGTGCTCAGTGCACCTGACCAGGGAGAGATGCACTGCTCCCACCTCCATGGCAACTTCACCTATGGATCCATGTGTGCCTTCTCCTGCCAGACAGGATTTGCCTTGGTGGGGCTGCCGAGCTTTGagtgcacagccctggggacctgGACTGGGGACACACCACACTGTGAAG CCATCACCTGCCCAGTGCTCAGAGCTCCAGACCAGGGAGAGCTGAACTGCTCCCACCTCCATGGGGACTTCACCTTTGGCTCCACATGTGCCTTCTCCTGCCATAAGGGGTTTGTGCTGATGGGGTCAGACAGTCACAagtgcacagccctggggacatggACAGGGGATGCCCCACGCTGTGAAG CCATCAAATGCTCAGCACTGACTACCCCCAAGATGGGCCAGGCTGCCTGCTCCCACCTCCATGGGGAATTCACCTTTGGCTCCATGTGTGCCTTCTCCTGCCAGAAGGGGTTTGTGCTGATGGGGCCGGAGAGCCGTGagtgcacagccctggggacctgGACTGGGGACCCCACACATTGCAAAG CCAtcagctgcccagagctgtccccccccagcagaggccagctgagctgctctcatGTGCACGGGAACTTCACCTACAACTCCACGTGCACTTTTTCCTGTGCGGAGGGGTTTGTTCGGATGGGAGCAGAGATGCTCCGGTGTGAGGCCTCAGGGAACTGGACCAGGGATCCCCCTGTCTGTGCAG aggaTAGTGCCTTCCTAAAGCAAGTCCTGGCTTACAGCAgcggcacagccctggcagtaGCTGGTCTTGTGCTCTCTGGGGGGCTCATTGCCCTTCTTGCGAAGAGGCTCAGTGACAGAG aggagaagaagaagcTCCTGAAACCCACAAG TGACCTGGGAGCACCAGGAACCTTCACCAATGCAGCATATGATGCCAACCTGTGA